The Ascaphus truei isolate aAscTru1 chromosome 20, aAscTru1.hap1, whole genome shotgun sequence genome includes the window gTAAACACTAAACGTGTTGGACTGAGGGCGCATTCATCCTTTTCCAATTGGAAGTATTTATGCTACCATTTGTAAGCCTTATTATTGTCTTTGGACATATCGTCTTCGGACACCTGCGGGACTTCCATCTCCCCATGCAGTGACTCACTCGCACGTGACACGCTGACGCCGCTCGATGATGTCACGGATGTGTGTCTAGCGTTCTAGGAGTGAGTAGCCGATGGTGAGGCTTCCCATTGCGGTGGACAGAGCTGGAATATCTTCCCCCCATGTGTGGCAGTGGTGACTGCATCTACAGCTGGTGATCGAGGGATTAACTGCAGGTGGTGAGACTTTCCACTGTGGTGTCCGGAACCGGAGCGGTTTCTTCATCTATAACGGCAGTTCCCCTGTGGCGACGACTGCTGAGTCTGCATCGTGCCAGTCTGCAGCTGTGCCACGAGATCTGCGGGAAGCAAGCTGACCTAGATGTCCCCTATCCAgagcacagattggtaacatgtccataacatgttctgcttAATCTAACCATtttgatgtacgtgtgatacttaccagtttactaatacaattttgtttatatattgcataatgaggttttttgcgctgtctctttctttgtttttgcactagtttggtTGTGGAGCGGTACCACGAGCGCAGCAGCATAACCTCCTTTATTGTAAACAGGTTTTTTTATTCTTAATAACTTAAATCACTAAGAGCACAATAACACAATTTTTTGAGCGCAGATCACTTTTTTCTTTATTGAATGGCCCAATGGCTTCTGTTACTTTACTCCATGGCTTTATAATAGTCCTGTAGACCATGCTAGAGCGTTGCATGTGTTTTGTAGTAAGGTTGGGTGGCTATTTTGGTGCCCTGGGGTGTGGAGTAGAGCCCCTCCTTGGAACTGGTGGAACCCTTATATATAGGAGCCCAGGAACACATTTTTAGATGGCAGAGCTGTATGTAAAAAATCACTAACATTTCCATAACGTAAAATATATAaaccaagagggggggggggaagagggggagggctGCTGAACCCCCACAATCATTGTTCCTTCTCCCAACACTTCCATATCTTAGTAATAGTAATTAGCTTTGGCACTGCATTGCAGTGCATAAGCTGCCTCTTGGCATGTAAAACATAGGTTAGGTAGTATTTAGGTGTTTGTACAGATACATAATTACATTGTCACGTAGTTTCagagaagatgaggttgaaaaaagacatatctccatcaagttcaacctatactttACTGGACACACAGGGAGAACACACAAACACAAGTTCACAACCATTTTTTGGTAGCATAGACTCAGGCCTTCGAAAAAATCTATCTTTTGTCCTAATTACAATAGAGGACCTGCTATCGTCACCTTTGAACGTCTAGTAGAGCGAGATCTACGTTTGTTGGCACGAGGATTTTCTTGTTCTCAAGAAATCCAATAAACAATTCAATAATTTAACATATACAGAAATTTTAAATTAGATCAACTGAAAGAGTCACAATATAATTTTGAAGAATGCTGATAAGGGCAGGACCCTGGTAATTTTGTCTCATGAGCAATATAAAAACGAAGCATTAAGACAACTTAGGGACACCACCTCTTATCAGCAACTTAAAAGCGATCCTACTCCCAGGTTCATAAAAGAACTTGAGGAAGTTATTGAATTTGGTAGGATTTTGACCGTTATTAATCAAAAAGAACGCGTGTACTTgacctgtccacatcccgtgataccaccatctcccaaagatccataaatcgctagtcgactatcctggtcggccaatagtggtgagcattggatctttgggagatggtttattgcggtatgtggacagctttCTACAACCATTTGTGTTTCAGTTGCCCTCTTTTGTTCAAGATTCAGCAGACCTCATTGTCaatctgcagagtatccagtGGAAAAAagagtacaggtgggtcacactcGATGTGATCTCACTGTACTCCATTATTAAACATTCACACGGTATAACAGCCATTAGTCATTATTTAGACTTGTCTGAATTATCactttcacattgcacttttttattagaaTCAATTTTGTTTCTacttactcacaattattttttactcGATGCACAGTTATTaggcacggctatgggcacgagtttttcaccatcatacgcaaatttatttatgggttattgggaaACACTTCACGTTTATCCCATTAATAATCTTTTTAAGgatcatattattttttataaaagatatattgatgaccttattatgatttgggatcgtgatacacacacactcacttcttTTATTCAACAATTGAACACTAATGATTTAAATATTCGgttcacttttgagcacaatatGCACCATATTCACTATCTGGATATACTTTTGTACATTGACAATGACATGGTCATTCAAACTGAGATGTATAGAAAGCCTAATTCTCGGAATACGCTCCTATGTGCCCAAAGTAACCATCCATGCTCCTTAGTCAGGAGCATCCCTAAAGCACAGTTTTTGAGACTGAAGAAATTGTGTTCTGATAATGAGTCATTCCTTTCTCAGTCTAAAGATATGGCGGAAAGATTTATATCTAGAGGCTATAAAGAAATCGATGTTAAAATAGCATTTAATTATGCGGCCTCTATAGACAGAAACACACTTTTGATAAAAGAAGAGTCAAGGGTCAGGAAGAACAGGTCTCGGAAATTCTTTAATAATGAGAATAGGAGTCCTTACTTCATaacgacttatagtcgccaatcaaAAGCCATCCGTGACATTGTGTCAAGACACTGGCACACTTTATTGTTAGATAAGGATATTTCACAACTTATTCAAGGAGGACCTAAGTTCACTTATTGTAGAGCTAAAACATTAGCATCCCATTTATCCCCAAGTCTCTTTGACTCACGGTCTATTTTTCCCCAAGTAAGAGGTATACCTAAAGGGTTTTTTACTTGTGGCAAATGCTCTTTTTGTAAATTTGCTGAACCTACTAAGGTAGTTCGTTATAACAATTCCAAAACATATTACATTCGGATTTTTTTGAATTGCAATACTAGCTTTGTAATTTATGTTCTAAACTGTGGGTGCGGTTTAAAATACGTAGGCCGTACCATAAGACCAGTAAAAAATAGAATTGCCGAACATGTACGTCTCATTAGGAGGCGATATTTGACCCACCCAGTGGCCAGACACTTTGCAGAATGTACTAGGGGTGGCATTGACAATTTCACTTTTTTTGCATTAGAACATATTCCTTGCCATCCTAGGGGTGGCAATAGGGAAAATACTcttaataaacaggaaatgtactgGATACATACTTTAAACACCTTGCACCCCCATGGTATCAACTTGGACTGGGAACTCAAGCACTTTCACACAGATTGATTTGTCTGGGGAAGATGTTTGAAACAAATTGTTTATATGTTGcaataatgtatatatttatttggatATTTTTGCTACATTGTTCTGATTATGTTACAACCTTTGAATCATtgcttatatatatgtaattACACTGTATTACTTATCATTatggtatatattattattattattattattattattattataaaaattaatttattatttaataGTATTTCATATTATCTATATGAGTTTTTTTCTTATATCATTTATAAGAGGTTCTTAGTGATGAAAGTTAGAGGTTTTTTCCAATTCACCATTTTgtaccaataaagttttttctatacTAACGCTTGGTTGAGCCCTATGGAGTTTTTGCAGTGACCGCCGGAGTTTCTTCTTTGCTTCATTCACTTACCGGATCGGCAGGAGCACGCAGACCACACTACAGCAGGGAGGACAGCCCTACACCAGCATTCTTGGAGGAACTCACGGATTCCAGTCAGTGAAGATGGGCACACGCCGTGTGACACAGGGTCTGGTAAGGGTAGCAGTCTCTGTTTCTTCGTGATTTACTCGGCTGCATATATCACTATGTGTAACCTTGTACTTCTATCAGCCACTGCTTATTAGCCCCCACCCCGGATAGTCTTTAACACGTGCGTTCCAGTTCATAATTATGACTTTATTTACTGCTGTTAGTGTTGGTTACCTCCGTTTTTGCACACAGGAAACTTAGGACTGCTTAACTTGTATAGCAAGTATTGGTAGCATCAGTACTTCTTTGGGGTCATACCCCCTCCTTTttactatgctaaatttagatgacagatacttatcctatatttgtatatacagtattttgatcaagcggaaggcaaacaaaaaaaaccagtgaaacatcatccagtacggtctcataaggggaaaaaaattccttcccgactccaaaaatggcaatcggattactccctgaattaacatccttcccatatttacgtatttggtatatccctgtatacctttctataatgatgtccaatctttttttgaagatatttactgtatctgccatcacagtctcaataggtaatgaattctacattttaagtcccctttctgtaaagaaccctttcctccaaccttaagggataatTGCATGTCATTTGTAATACCCTTGGGGTGAAtagctcttttgaaagctccttgtattgtccctgactATATTTACATATAGTaatcatatcctctcttagacgcctcttttctaatgtaatcgAATCTAAATTACTGTAGATagcttctcctcataaatcagatttttcatTCCCTATATTAATGTTGTGCCTCCTCTCTGCACGTTTTCTATCTccagaatgtatttttaatggaaTGGTGCCTAAAACCATATTCAAGTTATGGTCTTACTAGTGCtctatagaggggcataattatccttacttcccttccattcattacctgtttaatgcaagataagatattatcagcctttgcagctactgcatgactttatgCACTATTGGTAAGCCTTCTGTCAACAAGAAGAcgtaaattcttctccatcaagaagTCACCTAATGGGTCCCCATTTAATttttaagtcgcctgtttattcttgtttccctaatgcattacatgtatgtatattaaacgtcatctgccatttatctgcccaagttTCTAGTTTATCCATGTCCTTCTGGagtgaaattacatcctgctctaattTGACTACCTTAtataatttagtgtcatcagcaaaaatggggactttgctctctatgccaaactCAAAATCATTAATAAAGAAGTATAAAAGCAGGGGTCCGTAGCGAtcgttgaggtactccactcacaactttagcccaaccagaaaaagtttaatttattacaactctctgttgtctgtccttcaaccagttttcaatccaggtggaAATAGTTTTAACAAGTACAATTAGCTTAATTTTTTGCACTAACCTATAGTGTGGCACTGTATAAAAATGTTTGCAAAATCTaactagaccacatcaactgaattaccctggtctaaaataACTGTAGTACTTACCTCCTCCAAAAACACAATCGAGGTTAGTTTGgtatgacctatccttcataaatccatgctaactattactaataattttgctatttattaggtattcctgaatattaaacCGTACTATCCCTTAaggtagcttccccactattatgtcaggtttacaggtctgtaattccccggttgtgatctagctccctttttaaatataggcaccacgtctgctttacgctaatcttgtggcactgagcctgtggaaatggagtgcttgaaaattaaatgtaatggtttggctattactgaacttaactccttgagaactcttggatgtatgccatcagggccaggtgccttatttactttaattttatcaagccgcctatgaaatTCTTCATCAGTGAACCAACTTTTCGTTAATATAGATGTACAGTTAATATCTAAGAAACTATTGCAATCAGAAACAAGAATTAATATAACAACACAAATAGTAAACTAGATATTTTGTAAATCATGTGATACTGGGTGACACCCCTTCAATACCATTAAATTGTTTGCATTTCTAGATTGCTTAGAATTGTGTGAAGGACCATGGGCGAAATGAAAGCACCATTTTGCTTGAACGTTACAATGCCTGTGTTACATTTTTTTGGTAGTTTTCTTCAGGAAATTACCTTCAGTGGTCCTGCAAAGATGTGAATGCAAGTGAAGGTCAGAATGGACATTTGGGAAGCTCAGTATTAGAAAAAATTCCGCCTCTATCTCCCAGGCTATCATGTGTAAATCATGTGATACTGGGTCACATACTGTTTGTCTACCCCAGAATATTGCCAGCTTCATACTGTAGGAATCATCTACCAATGATTTTACAGTAGAGAGAGAGATTACCCGGCTGAGAGacatgctaatggctatgcaaagaatatttaaatgagtcccatcccatgCTTCCTAAATGGATTTTTATACTAACGGctgtatatagagttgataaggcACCAACCAAATGGCTGGAATGGTGTCAGATCTTACAGGACTAGAACCCCCAACCACTACATTTCAAGGCCAAATTTTATTCAATGACGGGTTGGAATGAATCTGCTGAGATTTTTTAATACCCAATCCGCAGGCAGATTTTGTTGGGATGATGGTCTAAACAATCCACGGAATTCCGGGGGAAAAGATTTGGAttggttcacccatctctagtgacTATAACGTAAGAAGAGGAACCAGTATAGATGGTTATAAAAGCTCATTTAAACCAATTTTTGAGTACAAATGCTTTCTTATTAATCAGTTCAGAATGAGTTCAAAAAGTCAGAATTATGTTGCTACAGTAACAAAAGGATAACCCTGTCTATAACATAATTAGCAAATAATTTTCCAGTATTTGTCCTTTCAGGATCAGGTGATTCACTTCAATCCTTACTACATTATAGATGTACAATATGCCCTTTTTTCCCTCATTAGATTAGAATTGTTATCTTCTTATCACCATTCAGATACATTTCCTCAGAGCTGCCCTGATCTCCTGATTCCTCAGGCTATATATTATGGGATTGAATAATGGAGTCACTACAGTGTACAGCAGAGAAAGGACCTTGCTTAAGCCCCGTAAACGTCCACTGGATGGAACCATGTACTTTGCAATCAGTGTCCCATAATACATGCACACAACTGCTAGATGAGAGCTACACGTGGAGAAAGCTTTCTGTTTCCCAGTGGTGGAGGGGATTCTGAGAATGGTTAGTGATATATAAACATATGTTAAAAGGATTAACACAAATGGGAAAAGAATTACTGGAATTGATAGCACAAAAGCTACTATTTCCACAATAGAGGTATCTGAGCAAGACAGTTCTAACAGAGGACCAAGCTCACAGAAGAAATGGTCAATAACATTTGGGCCACATAATCGTAATTCACATACCATCCATGCCATAATAAGTATCAATGTAAACTCTATCAACCAACACAAAGTAACTAAAGTATAGCACAGCTTGGCACCCATAATACTGGAGTAATGTAATGGGTTGCAGATAGCCAAGTATCGGTCATAAGACATCACTGTGAGAAGAAAGCATTCGGCACCTGCTGAAGCAGAACTGAAAACAAACTGTGTTATGCAGTTAGTAAAAGGGATAGTGGCCCCTTCTTCCAATATAACCTGCAGCATTTGAGGGACGATATTTGTGATGAGCACGATGTCAGATAAAGACAGATTACTGAGGAAAAAATACATTGGGGAGTAGAGCTGTTGACTGGTTGACACTAATCCAATGATTATGGAGTTTCCTGTAATTGTTACAATGTAAAACACGAGTAACAAAGAGAAAACTAATATCTTGAGGTCTTGAAGATTCTGAAATCCCAAAAGCCGGAGTTCTCTGACTGTagtctggtttccccaatgtgtTGACTGATGATGAAAAAGGTTGGGTCTCAAATTGATTGGCATTTTCGCTGTATCATTTAAAAGAGACAGAGTTCGGTTTAATACACAATACAGTACAAGCAGTTATTCAGGCTTTAAGAAGCTCCTAATCTGTCATGAATGGGCCATTAGAAATATTAAAGTAACAATGTATTTAACTAAAAAAATAGACAGACTGCTCAATCCCTGGTGCCAGtaatattgtgtgtatttactaagGTGCAAAGAGACAAGTAATTATTGCTAATACCAAATAGTGGGATAAAGATCTCACTCAAGAGTCCCTATGACTTGCATTCTAAGTATATATTTCTTGTTAGAGATATATTAATCTCAGAGAATATAAATATTCCCACATAGAgaatataaattatattataataattCTCATATGTACCACTgataacataaaaacaataaagttttattaaacacAAACATCGTCGCTACGTGTTGTAATTATTTACAGTGTAATAAAATCCCCAGTGGAAAGACTGTTAGACGGGTGTTGACTTTACCCAGATAGTTAAATAGTACTAATTATGCTGTATCGAAATCGTATTCCTCTGTAGTGATTTTCCTCTGAGTTAGGTATATCCATAGAGCATCAATATTAAGTATATGTAACCAAATCAGCAATGAACATATCATATGGAATTCCATATAAGTACGGTGAATCTAACCACAGCCTGCCATCAATTGAAAGACGTTATAAGCATGTTTAAAGCAGATAGAATGTCTCACCATTATCTGTAGATATTTAACACAGACAGTGAATTAGTTAATACATCTGCTACCTGTATAACATCAACATATGCACAGTATATCAATAGTCAGCAGACCCTTGTAAGTGATTCAATATAGCAGTGAATGTATTGATAGAGAGCCGATGTGTCAACACCTTCAGAGACAGCTGTATAAGATGAAGCGCATAGAGGCTTAATAGTCTCAATGTTATTAACAAATAAACTTCTATTATAAGAACTAACAAACTGCATATATAGTACAATGCATCACTAGTGTGTGGTTAGTCTGTATCATGTTTACTGACTCCACAAAGATAGCTCAATCTCTACCCATAGATAAATCTTGCCAATTTATCCAATGCAGCACATTTCATCCATATGATACCGATATACACAGTTACAACACGGCCCACATAATTTGTAACCAATGAAGCCGACACTATATCAATTCCTTCAGTGTGTGACCGCACCACCCTGGCTATAACTACTGTAGTGccaacgattattctaaaacaaaccttgggcaatctccaaaaagacccaggtacatgctgggtatatgctgggtacatgttgcaacatttcacacatttctgc containing:
- the LOC142470923 gene encoding olfactory receptor 1468-like; its protein translation is MYFFLSNLSLSDIVLITNIVPQMLQVILEEGATIPFTNCITQFVFSSASAGAECFLLTVMSYDRYLAICNPLHYSSIMGAKLCYTLVTLCWLIEFTLILIMAWMVCELRLCGPNVIDHFFCELGPLLELSCSDTSIVEIVAFVLSIPVILFPFVLILLTYVYISLTILRIPSTTGKQKAFSTCSSHLAVVCMYYGTLIAKYMVPSSGRLRGLSKVLSLLYTVVTPLFNPIIYSLRNQEIRAALRKCI